A genomic window from Halorubrum trapanicum includes:
- a CDS encoding acetate--CoA ligase family protein, with translation MGTLNELFDPDRVAVVGATAREGAVGRAVTSNLLDDFDGDTVPVNPNYDAVLGTPCVDDVADADADVAVIVVPPSIVLDAIEACGEAGVRNVVVITAGFGETGEDGAARERRLAELADEYDLNLVGPNSLGIMSTPSGMNATFGPENALPGGLSFMSQSGAFVTAVLDWANDNGIGFKDVVSLGNKAVLDETDFVDHWGDDEETDVIIGYLEGIEDGREFIETARETTQDTPIVAVKSGRTSAGAQAASSHTGTLAGSDKAYEAGLDQAGVIRAESVDELFDSAGILGSQPLPDTDSVAIVTNAGGPGVMATDAVGDADLDMASFTGETSDALAASMPEEANIHNPVDVIGDADVERFREALEITVADDNVGAALVLAAPTATIDFADLADAIESVSDEMDAPIAACLMGGDRTREPKQQLQAKGIPCYFDPARGIESLATLARYRDIKSREYAPPMSFDVDRERAREILGTVRDRDDNRLGVEAMELLDAYGIPTPAGEIVDSPERAREVAAGVDGDVVMKIVSPDILHKSDIGGVAVGVADDDVGDTYEDLVTRARNYQPDATVLGVQVQEMVDLDDGVETIVGMNRDPQFGPLLMFGLGGIFVEVMEDTTFRVAPVSEPEAREMTEEIQSAPLLRGARGRDPVDVDAVIETIGRLSQLVTDFPAILELDINPLVALPDDDGGTNAAAVDVRLTVDPEALDPPGADAETDPKPLDAEEPTDD, from the coding sequence ATGGGTACGCTCAACGAGCTGTTCGACCCGGACCGGGTCGCCGTCGTCGGCGCGACCGCCCGCGAGGGCGCCGTCGGCCGCGCCGTCACGTCGAATCTCCTCGACGACTTCGACGGCGACACGGTCCCCGTCAACCCGAACTACGACGCGGTGCTCGGCACGCCGTGCGTCGACGACGTCGCCGACGCGGACGCCGACGTCGCGGTGATCGTCGTCCCCCCCTCGATCGTCTTAGACGCCATCGAGGCGTGCGGCGAGGCGGGGGTCCGCAACGTCGTCGTGATCACCGCCGGGTTCGGCGAGACCGGAGAGGACGGAGCGGCGAGGGAGCGTCGCCTCGCGGAGCTAGCCGACGAGTACGACCTCAACCTCGTCGGCCCCAACAGCCTGGGGATCATGTCGACCCCATCGGGGATGAACGCGACGTTCGGCCCCGAGAACGCCCTCCCCGGCGGGCTCTCCTTCATGAGCCAGTCCGGGGCGTTCGTCACCGCGGTCCTCGACTGGGCCAACGACAACGGGATCGGGTTCAAGGACGTGGTGTCGCTCGGGAACAAGGCCGTTCTCGACGAGACGGACTTCGTCGACCACTGGGGCGACGACGAGGAGACCGACGTGATAATCGGCTACCTCGAAGGGATCGAGGACGGCCGCGAGTTCATCGAGACCGCCCGCGAGACGACCCAGGACACCCCGATCGTCGCCGTGAAGTCGGGGCGGACGAGCGCCGGCGCGCAGGCCGCCTCCTCGCACACCGGCACGCTCGCGGGCTCCGACAAGGCGTACGAGGCCGGCCTCGACCAGGCGGGCGTCATCCGCGCGGAGTCGGTCGACGAGCTGTTCGACTCGGCGGGCATCCTCGGGAGCCAGCCGCTGCCCGACACCGACAGCGTCGCGATCGTCACCAACGCCGGCGGCCCCGGCGTGATGGCGACCGACGCGGTCGGCGACGCCGACCTCGACATGGCGTCGTTCACGGGCGAGACGAGCGACGCGCTCGCCGCGTCGATGCCGGAGGAGGCGAACATCCACAACCCGGTCGACGTGATCGGCGACGCCGACGTGGAGCGGTTCCGCGAGGCCCTCGAAATCACCGTCGCCGACGACAACGTCGGCGCCGCCCTCGTGCTGGCCGCGCCCACGGCGACGATCGATTTCGCGGACCTCGCGGACGCGATCGAGTCGGTCAGCGACGAGATGGACGCGCCCATCGCCGCCTGCCTGATGGGCGGCGACCGGACCCGCGAGCCGAAGCAGCAGCTCCAGGCGAAGGGGATCCCCTGTTACTTCGACCCCGCTCGCGGGATCGAGAGCCTCGCGACGCTCGCGCGCTACCGCGACATCAAGTCGCGCGAGTACGCGCCCCCCATGTCCTTCGACGTCGACCGCGAGCGCGCACGCGAGATCCTCGGGACGGTGCGCGACCGCGACGACAACCGCTTGGGCGTCGAGGCGATGGAGCTGCTCGACGCGTACGGTATCCCCACGCCCGCCGGCGAGATCGTCGACTCGCCCGAGCGCGCCCGCGAGGTCGCCGCGGGCGTCGACGGCGACGTGGTGATGAAGATCGTCTCGCCGGACATCCTGCACAAGTCCGACATCGGCGGCGTCGCCGTCGGCGTCGCGGACGACGACGTGGGCGACACCTACGAGGACCTGGTCACCCGCGCGCGCAACTACCAGCCGGACGCGACCGTCCTCGGCGTCCAAGTGCAGGAGATGGTGGATCTCGACGACGGCGTCGAGACCATCGTCGGGATGAACCGCGACCCGCAGTTCGGCCCGCTGCTGATGTTCGGGCTCGGCGGCATCTTCGTGGAGGTGATGGAGGACACCACCTTCCGCGTCGCCCCGGTCTCCGAGCCCGAGGCGCGCGAGATGACCGAGGAGATCCAGTCGGCGCCGCTGTTGCGCGGCGCCCGCGGCCGCGACCCGGTCGACGTCGACGCCGTGATCGAGACGATCGGCCGGCTCTCGCAGCTGGTCACCGACTTCCCGGCGATCCTCGAACTCGACATCAACCCGCTCGTCGCACTGCCCGACGACGACGGCGGCACGAACGCCGCCGCCGTCGACGTGAGACTCACCGTCGACCCGGAGGCCCTCGACCCGCCGGGAGCCGACGCGGAGACCGATCCGAAGCCGCTCGACGCGGAGGAACCCACCGATGACTGA
- a CDS encoding phosphotransacetylase family protein: protein MTDTPTTLVTATGDSAGKTAITVALARLAADRDRSVGYMKPKGTRLQSNVGKTLDQDPMLAREVLGLDAEMHQMEPVVYSPTFVEGAVRGTEDPDALRDRIREEYDDIAADNDRVFVEGGGRWTTGGVVDLTDVDVAELLDARVVLVAEYGSPNDLDEVLAAADAFGDRLAGVVFNKVSDDAFESLDQDGIPFLESKGITVFGAIPHEKALAGVTVGELADELGAELLTDAPTDAFVERFLVGAMGGDEALRYFRRARDAAVITGGDRADVQTAALEASGVACLVLTGGHRPSGAVLGKAADAGKPVLAVNTDTVTAIDRAEEIVRGGRTRDVRTVDRMAELLGDHVDVDALV from the coding sequence ATGACTGACACACCCACCACACTCGTCACCGCGACCGGAGACAGCGCCGGAAAGACAGCGATCACCGTCGCCCTCGCGCGGCTCGCCGCCGACCGCGACCGCAGCGTCGGCTACATGAAACCGAAGGGCACCCGGCTCCAGTCGAACGTCGGGAAGACGCTCGACCAGGACCCCATGCTCGCCCGCGAGGTGCTCGGCTTAGACGCCGAGATGCACCAGATGGAGCCCGTCGTCTACTCGCCGACGTTCGTCGAGGGCGCGGTCCGCGGCACCGAGGACCCGGACGCCTTGCGCGACCGGATCCGCGAGGAGTACGACGACATCGCGGCCGACAACGACCGGGTGTTCGTCGAGGGCGGCGGGCGCTGGACCACCGGCGGCGTCGTCGACCTCACCGACGTCGACGTCGCGGAGCTGCTCGACGCGCGGGTCGTCCTCGTCGCGGAGTACGGCTCGCCGAACGACTTAGACGAGGTGCTGGCGGCCGCCGACGCGTTCGGCGACCGCCTCGCCGGAGTCGTCTTCAACAAGGTGTCCGACGACGCCTTCGAGTCGCTCGATCAGGACGGGATCCCGTTCCTCGAATCGAAGGGGATCACCGTCTTCGGCGCGATCCCCCACGAGAAGGCGCTCGCGGGCGTCACGGTCGGGGAGCTCGCCGACGAGCTGGGCGCCGAACTGCTCACCGACGCGCCCACCGACGCGTTCGTCGAGCGCTTCCTCGTCGGCGCGATGGGCGGCGACGAGGCGCTCCGCTACTTCCGGCGCGCCCGCGACGCCGCCGTCATCACCGGCGGCGACCGCGCGGACGTCCAGACGGCGGCGCTGGAAGCCTCCGGGGTCGCGTGTCTCGTCTTGACCGGCGGCCACCGTCCCTCGGGCGCGGTGTTGGGCAAGGCCGCGGACGCCGGCAAGCCGGTGCTCGCCGTCAACACCGACACGGTCACCGCCATCGACCGCGCCGAGGAGATCGTCCGCGGCGGGCGCACGCGCGACGTCCGGACGGTCGATCGGATGGCCGAGCTGCTCGGCGACCACGTCGACGTGGACGCGCTGGTCTGA
- a CDS encoding helix-turn-helix domain-containing protein, translating to MGSGIRAEVSLPTALSPFDGVVDGATPVTEVTRCTPADDRERVVVEFIADADLAVPEGVEVVFDYGGRAAYRFDADVDPDSPFAVLDRHETPVSEATIRDGRLRLTFHASDLPTLRSVLEAFREGCSDMEVLRLLQSTTTPTESDLVTVDRSELTERQREVLAAAYEAGYFDHPKGANAGEVAESLGIGRSTFTEHVAAAQRKLFGALLD from the coding sequence ATGGGATCGGGAATCCGGGCGGAGGTCTCGCTACCGACCGCGCTGTCCCCGTTCGACGGGGTCGTCGACGGGGCGACGCCGGTCACCGAGGTCACGCGCTGCACGCCCGCGGACGACCGCGAGCGCGTGGTCGTCGAGTTCATCGCGGACGCCGACCTCGCGGTCCCCGAGGGGGTCGAGGTCGTCTTCGACTACGGCGGCCGGGCGGCGTACCGGTTCGACGCGGACGTCGACCCCGACTCGCCGTTCGCCGTCCTCGACCGCCACGAGACGCCCGTGTCGGAGGCGACGATCCGCGACGGGCGGCTCCGGCTCACCTTCCACGCGAGCGACCTGCCGACGCTGCGGTCCGTGCTGGAGGCGTTCCGCGAGGGATGTTCGGACATGGAGGTGTTGCGCCTGCTCCAGTCGACGACGACGCCGACGGAGTCGGACCTCGTCACCGTCGACCGGAGCGAGCTGACGGAGCGCCAGCGCGAGGTGTTGGCGGCCGCCTACGAGGCGGGCTACTTCGACCACCCGAAGGGGGCCAACGCCGGCGAGGTGGCCGAGTCGCTGGGGATCGGCCGCTCGACGTTCACGGAGCACGTTGCGGCCGCCCAGCGGAAGCTGTTCGGCGCGCTGCTGGATTGA
- a CDS encoding PAS domain-containing protein, with the protein MSRSPEPETLIDLAQDKIAVIDEAGRFRYLNAATSNLLGFDPDELVGTDAFDLVHPDDVDRVRAAFEALVADGTRPDAPLEYRYETADGDWVWFRTRVFPPAETGLDGYALSSRDITLEVESRRRLETIASTSPDVLWMFGADWSELLFVNGAIESVFGIDPETLERRPRAFLEAVHPDDRADVECAMERLSAGDPTNLDYRIGSPDGPTTWVRVPARPVREDGEVVAVTGFARDVTDEYRRERQLTVMDNLLRHTIRNDMNIVDGTAERIADRVDDAVAAASTATETDDAVPPDVDLAELAADLIDHAETVRRVADDLLTTAEKQRGVIDLLREHESPQPLRVAPLVERAVADAVDDAGEAPADVTVSCPDDVRAFTHPELDYAIAELIENAIEHAEGAATVEIEVTAPADRVEIAVRDDAPPIPAAERDPITDRWKMDDLRHTGGMGLWLVYWIADRSGGDLAFDAGADGNEVTISVPDADGEPSFPAADRGPPPASEVRPAAAEPDGGATAPAAGSEAVAPESAGPEPDERDPADGEPAAGRESTGDREPTGDRTPDDPDAAPGPP; encoded by the coding sequence ATGTCTCGCTCGCCGGAGCCAGAGACCCTCATCGATCTCGCGCAAGACAAAATCGCGGTGATCGACGAGGCGGGCCGGTTCCGGTACCTCAACGCGGCCACCAGCAACCTGCTCGGCTTCGACCCGGACGAGCTGGTCGGGACGGACGCGTTCGACCTGGTTCACCCCGACGACGTCGACCGCGTCCGGGCGGCGTTCGAGGCGCTCGTCGCCGACGGCACGCGGCCGGACGCCCCGCTGGAATACCGTTACGAGACCGCCGACGGCGACTGGGTGTGGTTCCGCACCCGCGTGTTTCCGCCGGCGGAGACCGGCCTCGACGGCTACGCGCTGAGCTCTCGCGACATCACCCTCGAAGTCGAGTCCCGGCGGCGCCTGGAGACCATCGCCTCGACGTCGCCGGACGTGCTGTGGATGTTCGGCGCCGACTGGAGCGAACTGCTGTTCGTCAACGGCGCGATCGAGTCGGTGTTCGGGATCGACCCCGAAACCCTCGAGCGCCGGCCGCGAGCGTTCTTGGAGGCCGTCCACCCCGACGACCGGGCGGACGTCGAGTGCGCGATGGAGCGGCTCTCCGCCGGCGATCCGACGAATCTCGACTACCGGATCGGCTCCCCGGACGGGCCGACAACTTGGGTCAGGGTGCCCGCGCGCCCCGTGCGGGAGGACGGCGAGGTCGTCGCCGTCACCGGGTTCGCCCGCGACGTCACCGACGAGTACCGCCGCGAGCGCCAGCTCACGGTGATGGACAACCTGCTCCGGCACACCATCCGCAACGACATGAACATCGTCGACGGCACCGCGGAGCGGATCGCCGACCGGGTCGACGACGCCGTCGCCGCGGCGTCGACGGCGACAGAGACGGACGACGCGGTCCCCCCGGACGTCGACCTGGCCGAACTCGCCGCCGACCTGATCGACCACGCGGAGACGGTCCGCCGGGTCGCCGACGACCTGCTCACCACGGCCGAGAAGCAGCGCGGGGTGATCGACCTCCTCCGGGAGCACGAGTCGCCCCAGCCGCTCCGGGTCGCGCCGCTCGTCGAGCGCGCGGTGGCGGACGCCGTCGACGACGCGGGCGAGGCGCCCGCCGACGTCACCGTCTCCTGTCCCGACGACGTGCGCGCGTTCACGCACCCGGAGCTCGACTACGCGATCGCCGAGCTGATCGAGAACGCGATCGAACACGCCGAGGGGGCGGCGACGGTCGAGATCGAGGTCACGGCGCCCGCCGACCGCGTCGAGATCGCGGTCCGCGACGACGCGCCCCCCATCCCGGCGGCCGAGCGCGACCCGATCACGGACCGGTGGAAGATGGACGACCTCAGACACACCGGCGGGATGGGGCTGTGGCTCGTCTACTGGATCGCGGACCGCTCCGGGGGGGACCTCGCGTTCGACGCCGGCGCCGACGGCAACGAGGTGACGATCAGCGTCCCCGACGCCGACGGCGAGCCCTCCTTCCCGGCGGCCGACCGCGGCCCGCCGCCGGCCTCCGAAGTCCGGCCGGCCGCGGCTGAACCGGACGGCGGCGCGACGGCGCCGGCCGCCGGCTCCGAGGCGGTCGCGCCCGAGTCCGCCGGCCCCGAACCCGACGAGCGCGACCCCGCCGACGGTGAGCCCGCGGCGGGCCGCGAGTCGACCGGGGACCGCGAGCCGACCGGAGACCGCACCCCCGACGACCCCGACGCCGCCCCCGGTCCGCCGTGA
- a CDS encoding helix-turn-helix domain-containing protein produces MKRPPRTTDATTTEGDDALDATFEALADADCRAILAAAATPKTTSELAEDCDIALSTAYRKVELLSETPLLAEGVRFDPDGDHAAEYVRDAEDAAIELGDDGVALTVDDGGTDPLAAALDSPGVSAD; encoded by the coding sequence ATGAAACGCCCCCCGCGCACGACCGACGCGACGACGACCGAGGGAGACGACGCGCTGGACGCCACGTTCGAGGCGCTCGCCGACGCCGACTGCCGGGCGATCCTCGCGGCGGCGGCGACGCCGAAGACGACAAGCGAGCTCGCCGAGGACTGCGACATCGCGCTCTCGACCGCCTACCGGAAGGTCGAGCTGCTGAGCGAGACGCCGCTGCTCGCGGAGGGAGTCCGGTTCGACCCGGACGGCGACCACGCCGCCGAGTACGTCCGCGACGCCGAAGACGCCGCGATCGAACTCGGCGACGACGGCGTGGCGCTCACGGTCGACGACGGGGGGACCGACCCCCTCGCCGCCGCGCTCGATTCCCCCGGCGTCTCGGCCGACTGA